Proteins encoded in a region of the Enoplosus armatus isolate fEnoArm2 chromosome 16, fEnoArm2.hap1, whole genome shotgun sequence genome:
- the anxa14 gene encoding annexin A2 translates to MDPEYFKSHEMCWGTLGTVRPFSNFHPDRDATEIQAALEMKDAGTLVRILTNRNNDQRQVIAETFQKMTQKDLAAGVKKALSGELETLLLALLMPPLQYEAHRLQQAMVGLGTDEETLLEILCTRSGKQLQEISAAYQYFYKKDLEKELKAETSGDFAKLVVALLNKESVAGVVQRDIESLSASLNGKKTDAGPWIDILTSRDSDHLNKVLMGLELESGQMVAQAVEKRFTGDFQLGLKVLVQCIENPDVYLAERLMTMETSMVQAIMVSHCEEDLLCIRAAFLKLTGTSLYTALQKQFKGDHLQALLAICRSED, encoded by the exons ATGGACCCTGAGTACTTCAAATCTCAT GAAATGTGTTGGGGTACCCTCGGAACGGTGCGACCCTTCTCCAATTTCCACCCTGACCGGGATGCCACGGAGATCCAGGCAGCACTGGAGATGAAAG ATGCGGGGACTCTGGTGAGGATCCTAACCAATCGGAACAACGACCAGAGACAAGTGATCGCGGAGACCTTtcaaaaaatgactcaaaag GACCTGGCAGCTGGTGTGAAGAAAGCTCTGTCTGGAGAACTGGAAACTCTACTGTTGGCACTGCTGATGCCTCCTCTGCAGTATGAGGCTCATCGCCTGCAACAGGCCATGGTG ggtttAGGCACAGACGAGGAAACACTACTGGAGATCCTGTGTACACGATCCGGAAAGCAGCTTCAAGAAATTAGTGCTGCATACCAATATT TCTATAAGAAGGACCTGGAGAAGGAACTGAAAGCAGAAACCAGTGGAGACTTTGCTAAGCTTGTTGTGGCTTTGCTAAAT AAAGAAAGTGTTGCTGGAGTGGTTCAAAGAGATATTGAG TCTCTGTCTGCGTCACTAAATGGGAAAAAAACTGATGCAGGACCATGGATTGACATACTGACCTCTAGAGACTCAGACCATCTTAACAAAG TGCTGATGGGACTGGAGCTGGAGAGCGGACAGATGGTGGCTCAAGCTGTGGAGAAACGGTTTACAGGAGACTTTCAACTGGGTTTGAAAGTTTTAG TACAGTGCATTGAAAACCCTGATGTCTACCTCGCTGAAAGACTAATGACCATGGAG acGTCAATGGTGCAGGCGATCATGGTGTCTCACTGTGAGGAAGATCTGCTGTGTATCCGAGCTGCCTTCCTAAAACTAACAGGCACTTCCCTCTACACTGCTCTACAG AAACAGTTCAAAGGAGATCATCTACAGGCTCTGCTGGCCATCTGTCGATCTGAAGATTAA